In Acidianus brierleyi, one genomic interval encodes:
- a CDS encoding quinol oxidase: MKRGTVIALFFILVIVAALSLEIQYSSYDYIGYNPHNNAGEGVVHAAYSNALGSYKGPYVIIYVTGQQWHWDFGPHDKVWTNLTVVPVDEPVLFIIHSVDVFHEFFIQSAASNFSLGFNFGAEAVPGYYSYIVLVFPKPGYYHVACAEYCGTAGVGLGHSWLVGTILATPNATLAKEITGGVLPQGTWDPYVVNGTV, translated from the coding sequence GTGAAGAGAGGAACTGTTATAGCTCTATTCTTCATCTTAGTTATAGTTGCAGCTCTTTCTTTAGAAATTCAATATAGTTCATATGACTATATAGGCTATAATCCACATAATAATGCTGGAGAAGGTGTAGTACACGCAGCCTATTCAAACGCATTAGGATCATATAAGGGACCATATGTAATAATTTATGTTACAGGACAACAATGGCATTGGGATTTTGGTCCTCATGATAAAGTATGGACAAACTTAACAGTAGTACCAGTAGACGAGCCAGTATTATTTATAATACATAGCGTAGATGTATTTCACGAGTTCTTTATACAATCAGCGGCAAGCAATTTCTCGCTAGGATTTAATTTTGGTGCAGAAGCAGTACCAGGGTACTACTCATATATAGTTCTTGTATTTCCTAAACCTGGCTATTATCATGTAGCTTGTGCTGAGTACTGTGGAACTGCTGGAGTTGGATTAGGGCATTCATGGCTTGTTGGAACAATTTTAGCTACTCCTAATGCCACATTAGCAAAAGAGATAACTGGCGGTGTATTGCCTCAAGGTACATGGGATCCATACGTAGTTAATGGGACGGTGTGA
- a CDS encoding ethylbenzene dehydrogenase — protein sequence MANGYMKIFVLGLIIVLAILAATYGADYALNSASQATSTVTAYYVPNAEPNLGDPGSELFWSTIPWTTVPLVPTIPVPGGASGHTQFVYVKAAWTYINGTPYIFILMKARNHGFISWNACPERTPDGQLWQPFSPVHTGWWVVNVSYSSTNQSLASVYYIPQSEQIQYPPGYNLGNPIQIIVLNESGHLVGEILNAINPQGVPLNKGQPIIIKSLYLNYSGHIITALSQFLAMGLNDTTWSQSAYNEFYPEDTAEYVSLFYNSTYTYPERFAILWSLGGVPSDWYQVAYTPHMMPGTSGAISAGQDELWILNNNPRANNTQDFGYPGNTLFSRNSTPPYYHYPQYKDPLNLGYLENQGLIADAYVNGSSIYYIGGMPFIGFPSINNPHYNAWDLMNGLYNSSQLWDPSIVATGLKYVHTQTGVYWYAEFVRTFTTMGVSGGQGMSHYQVQLYPGHSYHVAFAVFQGGAGESVDFKSISFWYTIYIQPAPGSSSMLVPAIFIINSIAAPIIFITFFNKFNIIKELDAMSIKLSQNIIKILKVNRSENR from the coding sequence ATGGCTAATGGATATATGAAAATATTTGTATTAGGATTAATAATAGTATTAGCTATATTAGCAGCCACATATGGAGCAGATTATGCTCTAAATTCCGCTTCACAAGCAACAAGCACAGTAACTGCATACTATGTACCTAATGCAGAACCAAATCTCGGTGACCCTGGTTCAGAACTATTCTGGAGCACGATACCTTGGACTACTGTACCATTAGTTCCAACGATACCTGTTCCTGGAGGAGCATCAGGACATACACAGTTCGTTTATGTTAAAGCTGCCTGGACGTATATAAATGGTACGCCATACATATTTATACTAATGAAGGCTAGAAATCATGGATTTATCTCTTGGAATGCATGTCCTGAAAGAACCCCAGATGGGCAGTTATGGCAACCATTCTCTCCAGTTCATACAGGCTGGTGGGTAGTTAATGTATCATACTCAAGCACTAATCAATCTTTAGCTTCTGTATATTATATACCTCAAAGCGAGCAAATACAATATCCGCCTGGATACAATCTTGGAAATCCCATTCAGATAATAGTTTTAAATGAAAGTGGACATCTAGTAGGGGAAATACTTAATGCGATTAATCCTCAGGGTGTTCCGCTGAATAAAGGACAGCCAATCATAATAAAATCTTTATACCTTAATTATAGTGGGCATATTATAACTGCACTTAGCCAATTCTTAGCTATGGGCTTAAACGATACAACATGGTCTCAATCAGCATACAACGAATTCTATCCAGAAGATACTGCAGAATATGTATCACTATTTTATAATTCTACTTATACTTATCCAGAAAGATTTGCAATACTATGGTCTTTAGGTGGAGTGCCTAGTGACTGGTATCAAGTAGCGTATACACCTCACATGATGCCTGGAACATCAGGGGCAATTTCTGCGGGTCAAGATGAGTTATGGATACTAAATAATAACCCAAGAGCTAACAATACTCAAGATTTCGGATACCCTGGCAACACATTATTTAGTAGAAATTCCACTCCTCCATACTATCATTATCCACAGTATAAGGATCCCCTTAATTTAGGCTATTTAGAAAACCAAGGCTTAATAGCTGATGCTTATGTTAATGGTTCATCGATATATTATATTGGAGGTATGCCATTCATAGGATTTCCATCTATTAACAATCCTCATTATAACGCATGGGATCTCATGAATGGTTTATATAACAGCTCACAACTATGGGATCCATCAATAGTCGCTACTGGACTAAAGTATGTACATACACAGACTGGCGTATATTGGTATGCTGAATTCGTTAGAACTTTTACAACTATGGGTGTATCTGGAGGACAAGGAATGTCGCATTATCAAGTTCAATTATACCCTGGACATAGCTACCACGTAGCTTTTGCAGTCTTCCAAGGAGGTGCTGGAGAATCAGTAGACTTCAAATCTATATCATTCTGGTATACTATATATATACAACCGGCTCCAGGAAGCTCCTCTATGCTCGTACCCGCAATATTTATTATAAACAGTATTGCAGCTCCGATAATATTTATAACATTTTTCAATAAATTCAATATTATAAAGGAATTAGATGCTATGTCCATAAAACTGAGTCAAAACATAATAAAAATATTAAAGGTGAATAGAAGTGAAAATAGATAG